The window TGGCATCTAGCTTACCAGGGCACCATGTGCTATGCTTTGGACTATCCTGTCCCATCTAATTCTGCATGCCTGGCTCTGGTCTAGCAAGGATACCCACCGCGGACGCTGTTGGAGGATGGACGACAGGGGAAAGAGGTGCAGGAGGGACCTGATCCTCCTCGGAAGGAGCCTCAGCCACAGGACTTGGGATCTGCTCTGTGGAGGGTACCGTGGCCACGTTGTTGTTATTGTCCTCAGTGGGCTCAGCAGTTTGATGAGTTGTCTGGGGACAAATGAGCTCCTCTGGCTCAGGGGAAGGTAACTCATTGTCATTGGCATCTGAGGATGGGGCAAGCTCATCAGGAAGTGGGGCCGTGGGCCGGGGAGGGAAAGACTCATCCAAGTTGCCATTGGCATTGGTGTTTCCATTGTCCACATCAGCTAAGGTGCCCACAAAGTCCTGTGACGGGCTGGGCTGGTAGAAAGGGGTACCCTCCATGCCGCCAGCCAGGGTGTTGAAGCGTTGATAAAGCAACTTTTGAATGTTGGGCCCTCCAGGGCCCTCTGGCTCCGTGATAGAGCTGCGCTTCTTCAGGGGTCGGGGTGCATTGGCCAGCTTCCTGCGGAGAGCTTCCAGGTCCGCATCGCTCTGGTAGCGGAGTGGGGAGTGTACAATGGGTGTGAGTTTGGTGGGACTGAGCGGCCGTGGCAGGCTTTCCACCGTGCTGCCTTCTCCAGGCACGCTGGGGCCTTCCGGCTCTGCCTCCTTCTCAGCACATTCTGAAGGTGGCTGCGGCTGTGTCGTGCCTGTGCCCAGCGACCCATGAAGAAACGGTAAGGGCGATGGAGACGCTGACCCTGACGGTAGGACAGGTTTACCATACACTGCAggagagacagaggacagaacAATTTCATCCTGGCTGCTCTGACAGGAGCATCTCTTCCCTGGCGCTGTTGGTTCTGCTTTCTGAATCCACAGCAAACCTTTCCAAGACCCTCGCTCACTCCCTTTTAACTGGATTCTAGGTTTGTTTCCAAAATGGGGGTCTTTCAAAAGGAAAGGATGCTGACCTGAGTTTTCCCACGTTGATAAAGTCTGCTGTTTTCTGGCCAAGCAAAATGCCAAATCCACCTCATCTCCACACATGCCTGGGACTGAGCCAGGCAACATGGAGAGAGACACTGACCTCTTTGGAACAGGATGCATTTGATCTGTGGCCCAAGAACTTCTCCCAGGGTCAGAACCATGCCCACAGACCATACTACTTGACAGGAATTGAATTACAAGTCTGGATGCTGCAGCCCTGACCTGGCCCACAGGACCCTCCAGCTAGAATGGGACTCTCTGGGACCTCATGAGGTCCGTAGAGCTGTGCTGTATCTTCTCATCTGCCTTCCTAGAAGGGCCCTGTTCAGTCACCCACTCCAGGATGTTCCTCCTGGCAGCTCCTCACTGCCCATGCCCAGGATGCTTACTTAGCAATGGCCAGCAGGTCCACCCCAATCACTGGATAACTAATAGCACAAGTTGCCCTGAAGCAGGAGGAAAATGGAAATTCCGGAAGTGTTATCTTGGGTGACGGATTTACTACCGGGTGATGTGCGGACACCCGCCTGGTGATAAGTCAGGTGACTCACCTGAAAACTATTCTGCATCTGTCTCTTATTTCATCCCAAACCGACACCCCGTATTTTAGGTAAGAATTACGTTTTACCCTAAGCAGCCTGCAATGGCTCATCCATTTCTGAAAGACTGTTGCAGCCAGCATACCTGCTTTAACTGACTTGTTTAGGGTGCCATGAGCTGGTGGCTGGTAATTCTTAGGTGGCGTGGCTTGCTGGAGGTACATGGAGTATATAGAGCTTGAGTTTACTGTCTGAGGTCCCTTCCTAGGAGACTGTGGCCTTGACCCTTTATCAGCCAGGAAAGGCCTAATGGCCACTGTGAGTGGCAGCTCAGGTTTTCCGTCTCCAGCTGGGAAGGCAGGGGGCCCCGCTGGTGGGTATGTGGGACTTGGTGGCACTGAGATCCTCTGCTGAATCTGCTGTGAGGAGCTGGGTTGGGGAGCGCTGCCAGCTGGGGGCAGTGGGGCGGGCTTCTGCCGACTCGGTGGGCCTGCAGCAGGTCTGGGcaagcttccttctttcctcctctccaggGAGCTTGTTGACCCTGGGCCCAGGGGCCCAGGGCTTGGATATGTCCCATAACTTGGGGGAAGTGGCTTGCCTACACCAGGTATGGGAGGTGGCCCTTTGCCAATCTCGATGCCCTAAAGTTAGGAGTCAAGAAGAAAACAGTAAGTTACTCTTCGGAAGGTTAAACACACTTCTTTCCATTTAGAACAGCACAGTACAATTTGTGAGCCTTAAAAGGACACAGGACACACTAGTGGGCTCATTATCTAACTGAGCGTGTTCAGGCACCTGAGGGCCATGGCTCTCTACAACTCAAGCCATGAAGGGGACACAACAGGAGTCCCTTGCCTTCATAGGTCACACCCTTGAGCTGAAGATTGAAACATAAGGGAAACTCTCTGGGGCTCCGTGATTAAAACCAGACGACATACCAGCTTGTCTGTAGCTCCCAGTGCGGACAGAGGCAAAGGCTGGCTTGAGATGGCACCTTGCTTTAGGGTCCCCTCCATGCCTGAGTCCTTCCAGTCCCCACCAGCCATCTGAGTTGACTTCACTGAAGCAGAATTCTGCTTTAACGTTGGCCAGTTTCCATCATTAGCTTGAAAGTAGCatagaatttaaataaaaacaacaaaagtctTGAGGTTAGTGGAGGCAGAAACAAATAGAGCACCGGGGCTTCCAACACCCGCATGCTTATGCATTTGCTCAGCAGCCCACAGGCCCTGCTTGAGCCCAGGAGCTCCTGGCCACTGAGGTCAGCACTCACCACACAGCAAGGCTGTGCTGTGCAGCAAGGGCTGCCTCACACTGGCATCGCCACACCACAGAACACAGCAAGCTCCGACCCATCAGGCACCATTTATAAGCAATCACACACAGCCATAGGAAAAGACATCATCTGACTTCATAATAGATTTGATTTGTGTGATTtccattatttaaataaaatttctccTTTAATGTGAGGGTTTCTTGCTCTGTAAAATAATTTGTGACCAAGCACAAGAGGCCAGTCCTCTTTCTGACTGGGAAACAGCACAAGCAGCAGCTAACATTTTGTTGCAATGATTAGGAAGCCAGTCATCACCTGCAAGTTTCCAGGAAGCCCACAGAAAGATGTTTACATAGAGCATTTTTCCAAACTGAAAAGGAGTCCACTCGAGTGGCCTGAAACTGGGTCAGCCGTTCGCCCTGCCTTAGGCCTCTGCTCCTCTGACAGGCACAGACACGGGTGTGAGCTGCCAAACTTCTAGTCCCAGGACAGCTAGCTGTGAGCAGGGACAGCCCATGTGGGGAGAAGTGGGCAGCAGAACAAAAGTCATCTGTCCTAACTGCTCCCAGTCCTAAGGGTGAGCCTCTCCAGAATATTCCGCCAGGGACAAGCCACTCCGATGCTCTAGCTGTTCTGcgccatccacagaccacagtgCGAGCGAGGCCAGGACTGCTGCAGAGGCTAACCCAGACTATCACTGTGCTTCAGTCTGTCAGCCTCCTCTGACAAGCACGGGAACAGTCACTCCCTGCTGGGCGAGTGACTAGAGTATGGGCTGTATGAAACTCACCAGAGGCACCCAGGGAAAACTCCGCTTACTGGGAAGGTGAGGCCAACTGGAGATCCATGGCAGGTAGGCTGAGATGGGATTTTTCTGCTCTCAGGGTCATGGGAATCAATGTGGCTGGCTGCTCATTGGCCTCAGAAATCCCGCAGCAATGGGAAGTTTTATGGGAAGCAGCCATGAGCGGATTGTAAGAAACTTTTTCCTCAGGATAAGGGAGATGCTAAAAGTAGCCACTTATCCATAGTGCAAAGCAAAGAACCTTCAATTATGATGAGAATCAGGCTTCATAAATAACTCAAAATCGCCACTCTTTTTTCTGAGTTAAggtttcactatatagcccaggctggcctagtgTGTGCCACGATGCCCTGCTGTTCACCTTAATTTCTTGAGAAATAAGCGACTCTCCTCTGCCACAAACATCTATAACACAACCCCTTCCATGCCAACATCTATTACTTGGTGACTAACCATGTCTGGATGACCAAGTAGGGGCCATACCCCCAATTCCTCAACTGGGCTGGAAGGGGCAGGTGCATGGCCCAGGATTGCTTCCAAGTGCAGGGGTAATTAATTAACAGTCCTTTGTCAGTTTGGAAAAACAAATGATTGTTGATTCAAAGTGTTACAGATCAGAAGTGCCCCACTAAGGTGTTAGATGACATACAGTTTACAAGTGGGCTTGCAGAGTGCCCTGAGGAGCCGCAATGAGGCCCGATGTCCAGGTCTGACACTGTCCATGTGCTGGTCCCTCTGCATCTACTGTAGCCATCTAGGTAACAGAACCAGGAGAGTCAACATGGATCACAGTAACCCTGAGGATTTCTCAGCCTAGCTCCATGGCTGAGATCCTGACCCCAGGTGTGTTCACACGGGAAACTGTATGAGCTGCTTTcagccaggaaggaaggaaggaaggaaggaaggaaggaaggaaggaaggaaggaaggaaggaaggaaatacgttaggaaggaaggaaatacgttaggaaggaaggaagttaggaagttaggaaggaaggaaggaaagaaggaaggaaggaaagaaggaaggaaggaaagaaggaaggaagttaggaagtaagtaagtaagttaggaagggaggaaggaagggaggaagatagGTAGGTAAAGGCATCCTCTGGCAACCCTATGAGGCTACACAGCACTTAAGTAGAGACTGGGAAACAGGTGGCATTTTCAGCTTGGAAGTCTgtgttggtgttgttttgtttttttggtttctctgtgtagccatggctgtcctggagctagctctgtagaccaggctggttttgaactcgaGATCAaagccctgcctgcctctgccttgctgcCAGCTTGGAAGTTCTAACAGCCGATCCAACAGAGCAGCAGATAGCTATGCTGATCTCCACCACACCACTGAACACATTGTACCACAGAACACCATTGTACCACAGACAAGGGAGTCACCCTTACCAATGAGTGCTGCAAGGTGGGGATCCAGCTCAACACAGAACCTATTTGACTGCTAAGACACGGCCATAAAGAGTAGGTTCTGGCCCATGAGGGAAGCCCCTTTACTGGAGTCGGGAGCCAGATAGCAGGAGTACTAAGCACAGTAGGTGCCgagcaagagaaagctgtgacAGTGTCTGGcttggtggtgcacgcctttatctcagcagagcagaggcaggaggatctctgtcatcaagatcagcctggcctacacagtgagtttcagaacagccaaggccacagaatgagaccctgactcaaaaactcAACTCCTACTCCCCATGCCCTGAAAAGGCAGCAGCACTAAAGATTGCCACAGACTTGCTACTAACCCGAGGGTGAAAACACAGAGCCTCACATCGGGAGAATGACAGTTTCACAAATATAATACGCCAGGACACATTCTTGATTCCATGTATACAGGCCCACCCTTGTCACTGTAAGGAAGCCCTGATATTTTAGACAGAGTCTccttgtgtagcctaggctggccttgaacttgtggccatcttcctacttctgcctcctgatcaCTGGGGTCACAGGTGTATGTCCCCATACCTGGCATTCCTGAATTCTTAATCTGTCAGTTTAAAAATAACCATCCTGTCCACCTAGAGAGCCTGTGCCTGGGTGGACACCATGCAGAGAGTGCTCGGAGCACAGGGCTGCAACGACCAAAGGAAGGGGTTTAGaagtcttccctctcctctcctggccTTCATCCCGAGTGCTGGAGAGCCAGCCCCTGGCTTCATAgccacacctataatcccaccCAAGTTTGTGGATTTTCTGACTGTGCTGTATGTGCCTTGACACACTCCTCCTGTGCTCCCCGGAGAGGACTGGGGCGACTTACCAGATTTGGATCTTCCGTGGGCAGCACTCGAGGCAATGGTGAGAGACTGGGGCTTTACAGGATCCCCTGGGAGAGGAAACCCGCCAGTACTGGGAACCTGGATATAAGGACCCACAGCAGCGACCCGGCCGGATGTGCTCAGGGGTGACTGTGGTGATGATGTCCCATTCACACGGTTCAGCTGCAACGAGAATGAAACCAAGTCAAGATGAATTCAGTGAGAGACAGGCTGGGAAAGAGGGAATCACTCAGCTTAGAAGCTGAGTATAAGCTGGGAAGCCCCTTGTCTGAAAGACCAGCATGGCGAAGGGGAGTGAGCCTTCGGAGAACTTGACTTACGCTCAACACCTGCCCACTGGTGAGCACTGACAATCAAAAGCTGCGTGATACTAGCACAAGCTCTATAACCCGAGGACTGCCTCCCTTCACTCAGGGATGAGAGCCCCTGCTGTATGGACACCCGAGGACTGCCTCCCTTCACTCAGGGATGAGAGCCCCTGCAGTATGGACACCCGAGGACTGCCTCCCTTCACTCAGGGATGAGAGCCCCTGCTGTATGGACACCCGAGGACTGCCTCCCTTCACTCAGGGATGAGAGCCCCTGCTGTATGGACACCCGAGGACTGCCTCCCTTCACTCAGGGATGAGAGCCCCTGCTGTATGGACACCCGAGGACTGCCTCCCTTCACTCAGGGATGAGAGCCCCTGCTGTATGGACACCCGAGGACTGCCTCCCTTCACTCAGGGATGAGAGCCCCCTGTTGTATGCACAGATAAGCCTGCTTGTTCCCTGAGCATGCCTTCAAATCCTGTCACTTACTGTGCAGTCTCAGGCTAGTAACTTagcctctctgagcctctgtgTCTGAATCTATAATTAGGATGAGAGCTACCGTAAGGATGCAGGGCAAGTGTTCAGGTGACACTCCAGTCCTGATAGGGACTCTGTATTTCTGAGAGAAGTTCTGCTTTTGTAAGAAAAGGTACAACTAAGCAGAAGTCACCCACCATGTGATACTGACCAAGATCAAAAGCAAGTCCAGCAGGATCCTAACTAGAGGACCACAGGCTCCTTATGGCTCCTTGCTAGGAAGGTTCTAAGTAGGGAAGCACAGATTCCTAACTGTGCACTTGACTCCACATGCTGGGAAAGGTTCAAGACCTTCACAAATGCTGAGAAGTATGGTGGAGCTCTTCCAGGAGAGCCACGGCTCTGCAAAAACACAGTCTTTCTCAAGATCCCTGAGACAGAATAACTTCTCTAGAAGCTATTTGTGCTCTTTCATTttcaatcgtgtgtgtgtgtgtgtgtgtgtgtgtgtgtgtgtgtgtgtgtgtgtaaacatgtcaCACAGCACATATGTAGAGGTCAGGGACAATTACTATAGGAATTGGTTCTTTGAGTCCACTGTACTCTGTGGGTCCTAGACTTGAACTTGTGTTGTCGGGCTTGGTGAAACATATCAgtcctgtgatggtttgttttgtttcccctttgtTTGGGATGGTGGTGGTGTAGTTTCGTGCATCTTGGCTAAGCCACGGTACACAGATAGGTGCTCAAACAGTAATTAGGTAAGATTAACACTTAATCGACTCTGAGGCAGATGGCACTCTGTAAGATGGGTGGGTCTCACGCAGCCAGTGCAATGCCTTGAGAAAAACTGAGGTCCTCCAGAAAGAGGGGACTCTAGCAGCCAGCCTGGTACTTAAGCTCCCAGGTTCTCTGCGCCATGGGCGTCAGAGCTGCCGGCCTTATCAACACATAGGCCGGGCTGGAGAACTAACTGCCTTACAGGAGAGTACTGGCCGCTTTGCCAGTGaatctggatttgattcccagcattcatgttCAGTCCCAGAGAATCCGAcaccgtcttctggcctctgtgggcactgtgaGCATATGGCACAGACGTACATAGAATAAAAATCTGAAGCAGAAAGAACCCAATTCCTGAAGGTGTTTTCttgtcctctttccctcccttctttctccttctcctctctgaaTAACTCTCCCCACCACACAATCTTGCCTCTCATGGCTTCTGTGTTGTTAACCTTGAGAGAAAAACATCATCTGAAACTGTGGTTACTAAGTTACTGACCTGGGAACTCAGGTTTAACAAACAGGGCAGCTCTATGAGAACCACTGTTAAAGCCCAGTTCCTGTTTGCCACCTCCTTCAAATCCACCCGAAGTATGACGCCCACGCCCACCTCCTCAGAGTATCGGGGTCTGTCCCCTATCCGACTGGCTCAGTGTGCACATGGAGACTCAGGGCAGGGGAGATGCCTGGCGGGTGGGCACCTGCCCTGCTCTCCAACGTGAGGGCAGACTGCATGGCTCCTCCCTCAGCCCTAGGTGCCCATGACATCTGACGGTTGGGTGTGACATCCAGTTAGACACAGGGCACAGTGCTTGTTCTCACTCACACACTGAGAGGCAAAGAAGGTGAAGGACAGGCAGACCCTGGACCATGGTACAGCAAGTCGCTGTGTCTGAACTAAGCAGAAGACTAGAACCATTAGCAACTGTCAACTCTGGAGAACAGGGAAGACTACCAAATCCCTGTGAATATTCCTGTACTACTTCAGCTTTTGCTCAAAGTACTTACTATCTTTGAAATTTAGAATAGCaagtatttttgaaaatgtaactctatatagcattttttttttcttattttttggagctgggactgaactcagggccttgcgcttgctaggcaagagctctaccactgagctaaatccccaacccctctatatAGCATTTTGATCAAGGTTGTTGTTTAGACATGATTTCCCCAGACTGGCCTCTAATTTACAAATCTCCTGCGTGCACCTCCTGAGAATTTCCACTCAGTATGTAGCAGTAGGTCCAGCAACAACTGGGGACATTCAGATGAAGCCCGCATGGCGGCTTAGCTCACAACCGCCTGCTCTTGCACGTGCCTGGATTTTCTTGCCGTAAAGGCGCTCACGAAGCTCGCTGATCCGCTTATCCATCATGGCCACCTCCATGTTGCGCTTGTTCAGGAGCTCCTTCTGCTGCTGGAGCTTGGAATTCTGCTCCTGATTAAGCTGGTTACGAATCTGCAAAGCAGAAAACACAAATCAACAGTTGCATTGGCTACGCCCTGTTGGGTGTCCAGTAGGTGGATCCTACATGGGTTCCACATGTGAGTCATTGTGTCTGTCCAGGGCCAGACTGCCCTGGCCACAGCATGGCGGTCATTCACACAGCCGCAAGGTACTCAGGCTCCATCAATCCAAACGACAAAGACTTTAAAAAGTGTAATCCCCGCTGGCTCAGTGGCACATGGAGACTCAGACATTCTAGAAAGCAGCCGTCAAGAGCTTTCAAGAACTGCATGTGCAgacgcacacctttgatcccagcactctggaggcagaggcaggtgactgaCTTCCAGGTcacctaggctacacagtgagatatCGTctccaaattaaaataaaagtaataaaacaagAGGAGCTCCTGGTAGACaattcatttgtttttcaaaacttAGCAACAGACCCGTGACCTTCCAGCAAAAGCCGTGATAAAGTGGCTGGTGAAGAAGGGTCTGAGGTCACTGGAAACACAAGCCAAACTGATAGTGACTAAGGCAGGGAAGGGAGCTCAGGCCTGCAATCCTAACACTAggggacagaagcaggaggacctggaATTTCAGGCTACCCTTGGCTACTTGCACACTAAGTTCTGGGCCTACACCGACCGTGTGAAACCCGTTCTCAATAAAGAAACGAACGAGCGCTTATAGTCTGTAGCCATTTCTGAGTGTACACTTGATTCTGCTGTGTAAGGAATGGGCAGTATAGAgcatttttaatcccagtacttgggaggcaggggcagctggatctctgtgagtagagtcctcctggtctacagagagttccaggacagtcaggaaacacagagaaatCCGTCTCAAAAATATACCCTcccccaaaaacaacaacaacaacaacaaaaaacaccccAAAGATTTTGTTCTATAAAATCACTCAAACAAAAGTGACTACAGTATTTCCCCTTCTCCCACACAGCAGATGCTGACCGCCAGGGTGCATTCAGTGTCACGGCTCCACTGACAGGTCTGCTTATGCTGATCGAGAAAACGATCGAGAACACAGTGCAGAGGTGAACTGGCCATTATGTGATGGCCAGGCCATTTCCATAATGACATAAGTTACAAATGCATAGGAACTAATTCCAAAATTCCTGGCTAAGGATAAATACATTTGCTGTGGTAAAGTAGTCCCTTTATTCGGGCTATACACTATTAGGGACAGCAAGGAAAGCTTACACGACAACCTCAGATCACTtagtattttctgtttcttgttggGCTGTTGTGACTTAGCTGTTTTGATAGGCAGTTATGGATGTCAGAGAAGAGAATGACAATTTTACATTTCTACTTTGGAGAATATTCAATTCCAAATTTTGATTCCTGGCAGAGTAATCTAGAAGCACAAGACTCTGTGCCTTTCagtatttattgtgttttccaacgagagccccccacccccaagttgtttcagaaaacagaatttatagatagaatgtttattttaata is drawn from Rattus norvegicus strain BN/NHsdMcwi chromosome 6, GRCr8, whole genome shotgun sequence and contains these coding sequences:
- the Ppp1r13b gene encoding apoptosis-stimulating of p53 protein 1 isoform X6 — translated: MMYEHLQKWGPRREEVKFFLRHEDSPTESSEQGARQSQEQRTQRNVMNVPGEKHTENGVGNPRVELTLSELQDMAARQQQQIESQQQMLVAKEQRLHFLKQQERRQQQSISENEKLQKLKERVEAQENKLKKIRAMRGQVDYSKIMNGNLSAEIERFSAMFQEKKQEVQTAILRVDQLSQQLEDLKKGKLNGFQSYNGRLTGPAAVELKRLYQELQIRNQLNQEQNSKLQQQKELLNKRNMEVAMMDKRISELRERLYGKKIQLNRVNGTSSPQSPLSTSGRVAAVGPYIQVPSTGGFPLPGDPVKPQSLTIASSAAHGRSKSDGYSRCRGTSTWTVSDLDIGPHCGSSGHSASPLVNSNDGNWPTLKQNSASVKSTQMAGGDWKDSGMEGTLKQGAISSQPLPLSALGATDKLGIEIGKGPPPIPGVGKPLPPSYGTYPSPGPLGPGSTSSLERRKEGSLPRPAAGPPSRQKPAPLPPAGSAPQPSSSQQIQQRISVPPSPTYPPAGPPAFPAGDGKPELPLTVAIRPFLADKGSRPQSPRKGPQTVNSSSIYSMYLQQATPPKNYQPPAHGTLNKSVKAVYGKPVLPSGSASPSPLPFLHGSLGTGTTQPQPPSECAEKEAEPEGPSVPGEGSTVESLPRPLSPTKLTPIVHSPLRYQSDADLEALRRKLANAPRPLKKRSSITEPEGPGGPNIQKLLYQRFNTLAGGMEGTPFYQPSPSQDFVGTLADVDNGNTNANGNLDESFPPRPTAPLPDELAPSSDANDNELPSPEPEELICPQTTHQTAEPTEDNNNNVATVPSTEQIPSPVAEAPSEEDQVPPAPLSPVVHPPTASASKRTNLKKPNSERTGHGLRVRFNPLALLLDASLEGEFDLVQRIIYEVEDPSKPNDEGITPLHNAVCAGHHHIVKFLLDFGVNVNAADSDGWTPLHCAASCNSVHLCKQLVESGAAIFASTISDIETAADKCEEMEEGYIQCSQFLYGVQEKLGVMNKGIVYALWDYEAQNNDELSFHEGDAITILRRKDENETEWWWARLGDREGYVPKNLLGLYPRIKPRQRTLA
- the Ppp1r13b gene encoding apoptosis-stimulating of p53 protein 1 isoform X1, which translates into the protein MFLESHGSLSPVQFISRCVSSVRVQANGATWSTQKGCLPTRQPLLRVCSGACSSLCREGSQAGGKNDKGSNVLKTDLGPEAADWTLPWDVPAGSPRILTQMILTVFLSNNEQILTEVPITPETTCRDVVEFCKEPGEGGCHLAEVWRGSERPIPCDHMMYEHLQKWGPRREEVKFFLRHEDSPTESSEQGARQSQEQRTQRNVMNVPGEKHTENGVGNPRVELTLSELQDMAARQQQQIESQQQMLVAKEQRLHFLKQQERRQQQSISENEKLQKLKERVEAQENKLKKIRAMRGQVDYSKIMNGNLSAEIERFSAMFQEKKQEVQTAILRVDQLSQQLEDLKKGKLNGFQSYNGRLTGPAAVELKRLYQELQIRNQLNQEQNSKLQQQKELLNKRNMEVAMMDKRISELRERLYGKKIQLNRVNGTSSPQSPLSTSGRVAAVGPYIQVPSTGGFPLPGDPVKPQSLTIASSAAHGRSKSDGYSRCRGTSTWTVSDLDIGPHCGSSGHSASPLVNSNDGNWPTLKQNSASVKSTQMAGGDWKDSGMEGTLKQGAISSQPLPLSALGATDKLGIEIGKGPPPIPGVGKPLPPSYGTYPSPGPLGPGSTSSLERRKEGSLPRPAAGPPSRQKPAPLPPAGSAPQPSSSQQIQQRISVPPSPTYPPAGPPAFPAGDGKPELPLTVAIRPFLADKGSRPQSPRKGPQTVNSSSIYSMYLQQATPPKNYQPPAHGTLNKSVKAVYGKPVLPSGSASPSPLPFLHGSLGTGTTQPQPPSECAEKEAEPEGPSVPGEGSTVESLPRPLSPTKLTPIVHSPLRYQSDADLEALRRKLANAPRPLKKRSSITEPEGPGGPNIQKLLYQRFNTLAGGMEGTPFYQPSPSQDFVGTLADVDNGNTNANGNLDESFPPRPTAPLPDELAPSSDANDNELPSPEPEELICPQTTHQTAEPTEDNNNNVATVPSTEQIPSPVAEAPSEEDQVPPAPLSPVVHPPTASASKRTNLKKPNSERTGHGLRVRFNPLALLLDASLEGEFDLVQRIIYEVEDPSKPNDEGITPLHNAVCAGHHHIVKFLLDFGVNVNAADSDGWTPLHCAASCNSVHLCKQLVESGAAIFASTISDIETAADKCEEMEEGYIQCSQFLYGVQEKLGVMNKGIVYALWDYEAQNNDELSFHEGDAITILRRKDENETEWWWARLGDREGYVPKNLLGLYPRIKPRQRTLA
- the Ppp1r13b gene encoding apoptosis-stimulating of p53 protein 1 isoform X5 produces the protein MILTVFLSNNEQILTEVPITPETTCRDVVEFCKEPGEGGCHLAEVWRGSERPIPCDHMMYEHLQKWGPRREEVKFFLRHEDSPTESSEQGARQSQEQRTQRNVMNVPGEKHTENGVGNPRVELTLSELQDMAARQQQQIESQQQMLVAKEQRLHFLKQQERRQQQSISENEKLQKLKERVEAQENKLKKIRAMRGQVDYSKIMNGNLSAEIERFSAMFQEKKQEVQTAILRVDQLSQQLEDLKKGKLNGFQSYNGRLTGPAAVELKRLYQELQIRNQLNQEQNSKLQQQKELLNKRNMEVAMMDKRISELRERLYGKKIQLNRVNGTSSPQSPLSTSGRVAAVGPYIQVPSTGGFPLPGDPVKPQSLTIASSAAHGRSKSANDGNWPTLKQNSASVKSTQMAGGDWKDSGMEGTLKQGAISSQPLPLSALGATDKLGIEIGKGPPPIPGVGKPLPPSYGTYPSPGPLGPGSTSSLERRKEGSLPRPAAGPPSRQKPAPLPPAGSAPQPSSSQQIQQRISVPPSPTYPPAGPPAFPAGDGKPELPLTVAIRPFLADKGSRPQSPRKGPQTVNSSSIYSMYLQQATPPKNYQPPAHGTLNKSVKAVYGKPVLPSGSASPSPLPFLHGSLGTGTTQPQPPSECAEKEAEPEGPSVPGEGSTVESLPRPLSPTKLTPIVHSPLRYQSDADLEALRRKLANAPRPLKKRSSITEPEGPGGPNIQKLLYQRFNTLAGGMEGTPFYQPSPSQDFVGTLADVDNGNTNANGNLDESFPPRPTAPLPDELAPSSDANDNELPSPEPEELICPQTTHQTAEPTEDNNNNVATVPSTEQIPSPVAEAPSEEDQVPPAPLSPVVHPPTASASKRTNLKKPNSERTGHGLRVRFNPLALLLDASLEGEFDLVQRIIYEVEDPSKPNDEGITPLHNAVCAGHHHIVKFLLDFGVNVNAADSDGWTPLHCAASCNSVHLCKQLVESGAAIFASTISDIETAADKCEEMEEGYIQCSQFLYGVQEKLGVMNKGIVYALWDYEAQNNDELSFHEGDAITILRRKDENETEWWWARLGDREGYVPKNLLGLYPRIKPRQRTLA
- the Ppp1r13b gene encoding apoptosis-stimulating of p53 protein 1 isoform X4 produces the protein MMPMILTVFLSNNEQILTEVPITPETTCRDVVEFCKEPGEGGCHLAEVWRGSERPIPCDHMMYEHLQKWGPRREEVKFFLRHEDSPTESSEQGARQSQEQRTQRNVMNVPGEKHTENGVGNPRVELTLSELQDMAARQQQQIESQQQMLVAKEQRLHFLKQQERRQQQSISENEKLQKLKERVEAQENKLKKIRAMRGQVDYSKIMNGNLSAEIERFSAMFQEKKQEVQTAILRVDQLSQQLEDLKKGKLNGFQSYNGRLTGPAAVELKRLYQELQIRNQLNQEQNSKLQQQKELLNKRNMEVAMMDKRISELRERLYGKKIQLNRVNGTSSPQSPLSTSGRVAAVGPYIQVPSTGGFPLPGDPVKPQSLTIASSAAHGRSKSDGYSRCRGTSTWTVSDLDIGPHCGSSGHSASPLVNSNDGNWPTLKQNSASVKSTQMAGGDWKDSGMEGTLKQGAISSQPLPLSALGATDKLGIEIGKGPPPIPGVGKPLPPSYGTYPSPGPLGPGSTSSLERRKEGSLPRPAAGPPSRQKPAPLPPAGSAPQPSSSQQIQQRISVPPSPTYPPAGPPAFPAGDGKPELPLTVAIRPFLADKGSRPQSPRKGPQTVNSSSIYSMYLQQATPPKNYQPPAHGTLNKSVKAVYGKPVLPSGSASPSPLPFLHGSLGTGTTQPQPPSECAEKEAEPEGPSVPGEGSTVESLPRPLSPTKLTPIVHSPLRYQSDADLEALRRKLANAPRPLKKRSSITEPEGPGGPNIQKLLYQRFNTLAGGMEGTPFYQPSPSQDFVGTLADVDNGNTNANGNLDESFPPRPTAPLPDELAPSSDANDNELPSPEPEELICPQTTHQTAEPTEDNNNNVATVPSTEQIPSPVAEAPSEEDQVPPAPLSPVVHPPTASASKRTNLKKPNSERTGHGLRVRFNPLALLLDASLEGEFDLVQRIIYEVEDPSKPNDEGITPLHNAVCAGHHHIVKFLLDFGVNVNAADSDGWTPLHCAASCNSVHLCKQLVESGAAIFASTISDIETAADKCEEMEEGYIQCSQFLYGVQEKLGVMNKGIVYALWDYEAQNNDELSFHEGDAITILRRKDENETEWWWARLGDREGYVPKNLLGLYPRIKPRQRTLA